The Allocatelliglobosispora scoriae genome contains a region encoding:
- a CDS encoding LacI family DNA-binding transcriptional regulator — MAVAGRPTLEQVAERAGVSRATVSRVVNGSPTVAPTIKEAVERAIAELGYVPNQAARSLVTQRTDSIALVLSESATRVFSDEAVLPGIVRGVSQELDAADKQLVLMLAGSMASHDRIERYAMSRHVDGVIIASMHGADPLPNSLHRMGIPVLCGGRPLGRSPVPYVEVDNVGGARLAVRHLVQSGRSRIATIGGPQDMVAGIDRLNGYREELRGSSLRSIVAIGDFTRESGAAAMRQLLEDDPQLDAVFVASDLMALGALNALQAAGRRVPDDVALVGFDDIEAARYADPALTTIRQPIVGQGRELARQLLRLAGGEEIAHSVVLPTELVTRASA, encoded by the coding sequence GTGGCGGTGGCCGGGCGACCGACTTTGGAACAGGTGGCCGAGCGGGCCGGGGTCTCCCGGGCCACCGTCTCTCGGGTGGTGAACGGCTCGCCCACCGTCGCGCCCACGATCAAGGAAGCCGTCGAGCGCGCCATCGCCGAGCTGGGCTACGTACCCAACCAGGCGGCGCGCAGCCTCGTCACTCAGCGAACCGATTCGATAGCCCTCGTGCTCTCCGAATCGGCGACCCGCGTCTTCTCCGACGAGGCGGTGCTCCCCGGCATCGTCCGCGGCGTCAGCCAGGAGCTCGACGCCGCCGACAAGCAGCTCGTGCTCATGCTCGCGGGGTCGATGGCCTCGCACGACCGCATCGAGCGCTACGCCATGAGCCGCCACGTCGACGGCGTCATCATCGCCTCGATGCACGGCGCCGACCCGCTCCCCAACAGCCTGCACCGGATGGGCATCCCGGTCCTGTGCGGCGGTCGCCCGCTCGGGCGCAGCCCGGTCCCCTATGTCGAGGTCGACAACGTCGGCGGGGCCAGGCTCGCCGTCCGCCACCTGGTGCAGTCGGGCCGCTCCCGGATCGCCACCATCGGCGGACCGCAGGACATGGTCGCCGGAATAGACCGCCTCAACGGTTACCGCGAGGAGCTGCGCGGATCCTCGCTGCGCTCCATCGTCGCGATCGGCGACTTCACCCGCGAGTCCGGCGCCGCCGCGATGCGCCAGCTCCTCGAGGACGACCCGCAGCTCGACGCGGTCTTCGTCGCCTCCGACCTGATGGCGCTCGGCGCGCTCAACGCACTCCAGGCCGCGGGACGCCGGGTCCCGGACGACGTCGCGCTGGTCGGTTTCGACGACATCGAAGCCGCCCGGTACGCCGACCCGGCCCTCACCACGATCCGGCAGCCGATAGTGGGTCAGGGGCGGGAGCTGGCACGTCAGCTGCTGCGTCTCGCCGGTGGTGAGGAGATCGCCCACTCCGTGGTGCTGCCCACGGAGCTGGTGACCCGCGCCTCCGCCTAA
- a CDS encoding GH1 family beta-glucosidase: protein MSRPQHDVGFPPGFVWGAATAAYQIEGAARDDGRGPSIWDTFCRMPGKVHRGHSGDVACDHYHRFAQDVALMRELGLHTYRFSVAWPRIQPDGTGPANPRGLDFYDRLVDELLANGIDPMVTLYHWDLPQPLEDRGGWASRETAWHFADYASIVHTRLGDRIGMWTTLNEPWCAAFLGYASGVHAPGREDPATAFAAAHHLLLAHGLATAALRSAGAATVALTLNLAPVVATDERVASGEAAYLVDGLLNRLFLEPTLAGGYPDDILAVMEKHGGLEMIRPGDREVIGEPIDLLGVNYYNPTFVYADPAAPANPAFPGSEGVGFAPAPGAVTGMEWPIEPWGLTELLERLHRDYSGTPLLITENGAAFDDTLSDGVVDDQARLSYLNGHLRAAHDAISRGVDLRGYLVWSLLDNFEWAYGYDKRFGIVHVDFATQRRTPKASALWYAKVIAENGF from the coding sequence TTGAGCCGCCCTCAGCACGACGTAGGGTTCCCGCCGGGATTTGTCTGGGGAGCCGCGACCGCCGCCTACCAGATCGAGGGGGCGGCTCGCGACGACGGGCGCGGGCCGTCCATCTGGGACACCTTCTGCCGCATGCCCGGCAAGGTCCACCGGGGGCACAGCGGTGACGTCGCCTGCGACCACTACCACCGGTTCGCCCAGGACGTGGCGCTCATGCGGGAGCTGGGGCTGCACACCTACCGGTTCTCCGTCGCCTGGCCGCGCATCCAGCCCGACGGGACCGGCCCGGCCAACCCGCGCGGGCTCGACTTCTACGACCGGCTCGTCGACGAGCTGCTCGCCAACGGGATCGACCCGATGGTGACGCTCTACCACTGGGACCTGCCGCAGCCGCTGGAGGACCGGGGCGGCTGGGCGAGCCGGGAGACGGCCTGGCACTTCGCCGATTACGCGAGCATCGTGCACACCCGGCTCGGCGACCGGATCGGTATGTGGACGACGCTCAACGAACCCTGGTGCGCCGCGTTCCTCGGCTACGCCAGCGGGGTGCACGCACCCGGGCGTGAGGACCCCGCCACCGCCTTCGCCGCCGCGCACCACCTGCTCCTCGCACACGGGCTCGCGACAGCGGCCCTGCGGTCGGCGGGCGCGGCGACGGTGGCACTCACCCTCAACCTCGCCCCGGTGGTCGCGACCGACGAACGTGTGGCGAGCGGCGAGGCGGCGTACCTCGTCGATGGGCTCTTGAACCGGCTCTTCCTGGAGCCGACGCTCGCCGGCGGCTACCCCGACGACATCTTGGCGGTCATGGAGAAGCACGGCGGCCTGGAGATGATCCGCCCCGGCGACCGGGAGGTGATCGGCGAGCCGATCGACCTGCTGGGGGTCAACTACTACAACCCCACCTTCGTCTACGCCGACCCGGCCGCCCCGGCCAACCCTGCGTTCCCGGGGAGCGAGGGGGTCGGCTTCGCGCCCGCGCCCGGTGCGGTCACCGGGATGGAGTGGCCGATCGAGCCGTGGGGCCTCACTGAGCTGCTGGAACGCCTCCATCGGGACTACTCCGGAACGCCGCTGCTGATCACCGAGAACGGCGCGGCGTTCGACGACACGCTGAGCGACGGCGTGGTCGACGATCAGGCTCGCCTCAGCTACCTGAACGGCCACCTACGTGCAGCGCACGACGCGATCTCCCGAGGTGTGGACCTTCGGGGCTATCTCGTATGGTCATTGCTGGACAACTTTGAGTGGGCCTACGGTTATGACAAGCGCTTCGGCATAGTTCACGTGGACTTCGCCACCCAGCGACGCACGCCGAAGGCGAGCGCCCTGTGGTACGCGAAGGTCATTGCGGAGAACGGGTTCTAA
- a CDS encoding GEVED domain-containing protein, whose amino-acid sequence MSIKSDNSFVAYNVRLARNVAAHAVVTAAIAAAGMGLAAPAFAAPVIPPPTAPFAGCPNLGYQLQTKPGQQSELGYFDLNTSTFVKIKSIGSDTNAFGYSEDQLVFWGMRTADPVLDTLVRIDSAGNTTEGGPLLDGAAPAPTALTTNTGAVFDNKLYLHTKVPANELIVVDIDPASATFAQVQSRKVLDLTTSGLPYLEIGDWDFDPSTGKLISLAMDGKGAAGKRLLVSVDPATGHVEIMQDLSSKLPDGNNYGAVYVEEGDSQTVYVSNNDVDRLLAKGLPGARSQTFGIRYGLSPMVVTAYTPGAPLLINDGADCLLATDFGDAPDSYKTLNLNEGPGHILTTVDSPTKKLLIGSKIDADLDGLPGPKADGDDKNLPINDEDGVPAGTLIDVYQPSLTVPVTNTTGQPAVLAGWLDLDMNGSFDADERATATVASGATSADLTWTGSGKKGDTFLRLRLYPGTLGRAVVDPQPTGAEFINGGEIEDHKVKLDGMLPNSGNHSVPLVAWGLMLLAGGAGLVATGRSTRRGAIVWGRQASATHAAAGS is encoded by the coding sequence ATGAGTATCAAATCGGACAATTCGTTCGTTGCCTACAACGTGCGCCTTGCTAGGAACGTTGCTGCCCATGCCGTCGTCACCGCCGCCATCGCCGCGGCGGGGATGGGTCTCGCCGCCCCCGCCTTCGCGGCGCCGGTGATCCCGCCGCCGACCGCCCCCTTCGCGGGTTGTCCCAACCTGGGCTACCAGCTCCAGACAAAACCGGGGCAGCAGTCCGAGCTGGGGTACTTCGACCTCAACACGTCGACCTTCGTGAAGATCAAGTCGATCGGCTCCGACACCAACGCGTTCGGCTACTCCGAGGACCAGCTCGTCTTCTGGGGCATGCGCACCGCCGACCCGGTGCTCGACACGCTCGTGCGGATCGACTCCGCGGGCAACACCACCGAGGGCGGACCGCTGCTCGACGGTGCCGCACCGGCGCCCACGGCGCTCACCACCAACACGGGTGCGGTCTTCGACAACAAGCTCTACCTGCACACCAAGGTGCCGGCGAACGAGCTGATCGTCGTCGACATCGACCCGGCGTCGGCGACCTTCGCCCAGGTGCAGAGCCGCAAGGTGCTCGACCTCACCACGTCGGGCCTGCCCTATCTGGAGATCGGCGACTGGGACTTCGACCCGTCCACCGGCAAGCTGATCTCGCTCGCGATGGACGGCAAGGGAGCCGCGGGCAAGCGGCTGCTGGTCTCGGTCGACCCGGCCACCGGCCACGTCGAGATCATGCAGGACCTCTCGTCGAAGCTGCCCGACGGCAACAACTACGGCGCCGTCTACGTCGAGGAGGGCGACAGCCAGACGGTCTACGTCTCCAACAACGACGTCGACCGCCTGCTCGCCAAGGGCCTGCCCGGTGCGCGCAGCCAGACCTTCGGCATCCGCTACGGCCTGTCGCCGATGGTCGTCACGGCGTACACGCCCGGCGCTCCGCTGCTGATCAACGATGGCGCGGACTGCCTGCTCGCGACGGATTTCGGTGACGCTCCCGACAGTTACAAGACCCTCAACCTCAACGAGGGTCCCGGTCACATCCTGACCACGGTGGATTCGCCGACCAAGAAGCTGCTCATCGGTTCGAAGATCGACGCCGACCTCGACGGCCTGCCCGGTCCCAAGGCCGACGGCGACGACAAGAACCTGCCGATCAACGACGAGGACGGCGTACCGGCGGGCACCCTGATCGACGTCTACCAGCCGTCGCTCACCGTGCCGGTCACGAACACGACCGGGCAGCCGGCCGTCCTCGCGGGCTGGCTCGACCTCGACATGAACGGCAGCTTCGACGCCGACGAGCGCGCCACGGCCACCGTCGCGTCCGGAGCCACCAGCGCCGACCTCACGTGGACCGGCTCCGGCAAGAAGGGCGACACCTTCCTGCGGCTGCGCCTCTACCCCGGAACGCTCGGCCGGGCCGTGGTCGACCCGCAGCCGACCGGCGCCGAGTTCATCAACGGCGGCGAGATCGAGGACCACAAGGTCAAGCTCGACGGCATGCTGCCCAACTCCGGCAACCACTCCGTGCCGCTCGTCGCCTGGGGGCTCATGCTCCTCGCCGGTGGTGCGGGTCTGGTGGCCACGGGACGGTCAACTCGCCGAGGCGCCATCGTCTGGGGCCGTCAAGCGTCCGCCACCCACGCTGCCGCAGGTAGCTGA
- a CDS encoding DUF6923 family protein: MSGIVSHRVAALALALIPSTFAMTGLAATAPATAAPAPPIAPFAECPNAGFQLTWAGSGGSTLNRYDISTAALIPIKQLPWIANAIGYHESQRVFWALRSVNPGPDKLVRIDSAGNTDDYGVPVGLSDPTSFDGLAGAVIGDRLVVHTRQPANHLVEIDVNPASATFGTVTREIALSRTTGSLAYLNLGDWDVNDVDGKLYGIELMSTKRELVKIDPATGAVTDVATVTADLPNSDNYGAFFAEDGDSTFYTSANNVGVTSGQSQTFELRADANPVHVAAFGKGPALRVNDGADCLIATDFSDAPASYLTGDRAGGPGHVLSSYLQRGSKLAIGSGLDSDLDGFPSADADSDDKNLPVTDEDGVAAGATIDRNAPKISISVVNTTGAAAVVAGWIDFNGNGTFDAAERATATVASGGTSATLTWPAQRSAARKTTGARRLAHAGYGTPTAGPSPTPDRPPTGGGTSTGGGVTGGHSSANLQLKAAVTPTFLRLRIMPATVANPVPGGYVDGGEVEDHRIMLTTLLAVPPAAPPVDGNPVPVAQPVANPAVPGATTVDADGDGETADDVLAATGDPVSAYLRLGLGLVGFGGSIFGLAWLLGRRRRDEAIGEIAGKE, from the coding sequence ATGTCAGGAATTGTGTCGCACCGAGTCGCCGCGCTGGCCCTCGCCCTCATACCCAGTACCTTCGCGATGACGGGTCTGGCGGCCACCGCACCCGCGACAGCGGCACCCGCCCCGCCCATCGCGCCCTTCGCCGAGTGTCCCAACGCGGGTTTCCAGCTCACCTGGGCGGGGTCGGGCGGCTCTACGCTCAACCGCTACGACATCTCCACGGCGGCACTGATCCCGATCAAGCAGCTCCCATGGATCGCCAACGCGATCGGGTACCACGAGTCGCAGCGGGTCTTCTGGGCACTGCGCTCGGTCAACCCCGGACCGGACAAGCTCGTCCGGATCGACAGCGCGGGCAACACCGACGACTACGGCGTACCGGTGGGGTTGAGCGACCCGACGAGCTTCGACGGGCTCGCCGGTGCGGTCATCGGCGACCGACTCGTCGTGCACACCCGCCAGCCCGCCAACCACCTCGTCGAGATCGACGTCAACCCGGCGAGCGCCACCTTCGGCACGGTGACGAGGGAGATCGCGCTGTCGCGGACGACGGGGTCGCTCGCCTATCTCAACCTCGGCGACTGGGACGTCAACGACGTGGACGGGAAGCTCTACGGCATCGAGCTGATGAGCACCAAGCGCGAGCTCGTGAAGATCGACCCCGCCACCGGGGCGGTCACCGACGTCGCGACGGTCACCGCCGATCTGCCCAACAGCGACAACTACGGGGCGTTCTTCGCCGAGGACGGCGACAGCACCTTTTACACCAGCGCCAACAACGTCGGCGTGACGAGCGGGCAGAGCCAGACCTTCGAGCTGCGGGCCGACGCGAACCCCGTGCACGTGGCCGCCTTCGGCAAGGGGCCCGCGCTGCGGGTCAACGACGGGGCCGACTGCCTCATCGCCACGGACTTCAGCGACGCGCCCGCCTCCTACCTCACCGGAGACCGGGCGGGTGGGCCGGGACACGTGCTGAGCAGCTACCTCCAGCGCGGCAGCAAGCTGGCGATCGGCAGCGGGCTCGACAGCGACCTCGACGGCTTCCCGAGCGCCGACGCCGACAGCGACGACAAGAACCTGCCGGTGACCGATGAGGACGGCGTGGCGGCGGGGGCGACGATCGACCGGAACGCACCGAAGATCAGCATCAGCGTCGTCAACACCACCGGCGCCGCCGCCGTCGTGGCCGGGTGGATCGACTTCAACGGCAATGGCACCTTCGACGCCGCCGAGCGGGCCACCGCGACCGTCGCGTCGGGCGGCACCTCGGCGACCCTCACCTGGCCCGCCCAGCGCAGTGCGGCCCGGAAGACCACCGGTGCCCGGCGGCTCGCCCACGCGGGTTACGGAACGCCGACCGCCGGCCCGTCACCGACCCCGGATCGCCCCCCGACCGGCGGCGGCACGTCGACCGGCGGGGGAGTCACCGGCGGGCACAGCTCCGCGAATCTGCAGCTCAAGGCGGCGGTGACGCCGACCTTCCTGCGGCTGCGCATCATGCCCGCCACGGTGGCGAACCCGGTGCCGGGCGGGTATGTCGACGGCGGCGAGGTCGAGGACCACCGGATCATGCTCACCACGCTGCTCGCGGTCCCGCCCGCGGCCCCGCCGGTCGACGGCAACCCGGTTCCGGTCGCTCAGCCGGTCGCCAACCCGGCGGTTCCCGGTGCCACGACGGTCGACGCGGATGGCGACGGCGAGACCGCCGATGACGTGCTGGCGGCGACGGGCGACCCCGTTTCGGCGTACCTCCGACTGGGTTTGGGGTTGGTCGGTTTCGGGGGTTCGATCTTCGGGCTGGCGTGGCTGCTCGGCCGTCGGCGCCGTGACGAGGCAATTGGTGAGATTGCAGGAAAGGAATGA
- a CDS encoding maleylpyruvate isomerase family mycothiol-dependent enzyme, whose translation MARHQGTKEFWLAALRVETADLISTATEAIESGNAGTPVPSCPGWTMLDLAHHAGSVCRWISDHAARGTTSAPDYFVRDLTDFPPLDETLPWLGEQVSRLITTLDGLDPALPAWNWAPQAKVAGFWHRRAAHEFSVHRWDAQMALARAEPIEARLAADGVSEVLDSWLPAGRGRKGPTDRFGVIRLLATDVDQEWFLRLRGSGVALIDTDTILDAAEPHTRVEVAGLASDLNLAIWGRVGFDVAEISGDESLLESLRVG comes from the coding sequence ATGGCCAGGCATCAGGGCACCAAGGAGTTCTGGCTCGCTGCGCTGCGCGTCGAGACAGCCGATCTGATCAGCACGGCGACCGAGGCGATCGAGTCCGGCAACGCCGGGACCCCGGTGCCGTCGTGTCCGGGGTGGACGATGCTCGACCTCGCGCACCACGCCGGCTCGGTCTGCCGGTGGATCAGCGACCACGCGGCGCGGGGCACGACATCGGCTCCCGACTACTTCGTGCGCGATCTGACGGACTTCCCGCCGCTCGACGAGACGCTCCCCTGGCTCGGCGAGCAGGTCTCGCGGCTGATCACCACACTCGATGGGCTCGACCCCGCCCTGCCCGCGTGGAACTGGGCGCCGCAGGCGAAGGTCGCCGGGTTCTGGCACCGGCGCGCGGCGCACGAGTTCTCGGTGCACCGCTGGGACGCGCAGATGGCGCTGGCCCGGGCCGAGCCGATCGAGGCGAGGCTCGCCGCCGACGGGGTGAGCGAGGTGCTCGACTCCTGGCTCCCGGCCGGCCGCGGGCGCAAGGGCCCCACCGACCGCTTCGGCGTCATCCGCCTCCTCGCCACCGATGTGGACCAGGAGTGGTTCCTGCGGCTGCGCGGCTCGGGTGTCGCGCTGATCGACACCGACACGATCCTCGACGCCGCCGAGCCGCACACGCGGGTCGAGGTGGCCGGGCTGGCGAGCGATCTCAACCTCGCGATCTGGGGGCGGGTCGGCTTCGACGTCGCCGAGATCTCGGGCGACGAGTCGTTGTTGGAGAGTCTCCGCGTCGGCTGA
- a CDS encoding carbohydrate ABC transporter permease has translation MRARFYRFDQATSPYLYILPFFVLFGIFGLYPLGYTAWVSLHDWSLLSDEHPFVGLKNYGELLADPYFWNALRNTISIMLLSTVPQLIFAILLANMLNRKIRLQTLFRLGMLLPNVTSVVAVAVIFSQLFGRDFGLINWILETLGLGRIDWQAGTASSHIAIAVMIIWRWTGYNTLIFLAAMQAVPKDLYEAATLDGATPMQQLRRITLPMIRPTLIFTVIISTIYGMQIFAEPQVFAGSNAGALSGGNARQFQTLTLYLVENGFSKGFEFGYASAVAWVMFLIIIVFALINFVLVRRVRSAS, from the coding sequence ATGCGCGCGCGGTTCTACCGCTTCGATCAAGCCACGTCCCCGTACCTCTATATCTTGCCGTTCTTCGTGCTTTTTGGAATTTTCGGGCTCTACCCGCTGGGCTACACCGCGTGGGTTTCGCTGCACGACTGGAGCCTGCTCAGCGACGAGCACCCGTTCGTCGGGCTGAAGAACTACGGTGAGCTGCTCGCGGACCCCTACTTCTGGAACGCGCTGCGGAACACCATCTCGATCATGCTGCTCTCCACGGTCCCGCAGCTGATCTTCGCGATCCTGCTCGCCAACATGCTCAACCGGAAGATCCGGCTGCAGACCCTCTTCCGGCTGGGGATGCTGCTGCCCAACGTGACGAGCGTCGTCGCGGTGGCCGTCATCTTCAGCCAGCTCTTCGGCCGCGACTTCGGCCTGATCAACTGGATCCTGGAGACGCTCGGCCTCGGCCGCATCGACTGGCAGGCCGGTACGGCCAGCTCGCACATCGCCATCGCCGTGATGATCATCTGGCGGTGGACGGGCTACAACACCCTGATCTTCCTCGCCGCGATGCAGGCCGTACCGAAGGATCTCTACGAGGCCGCCACGCTCGACGGGGCCACGCCGATGCAGCAGCTGCGGCGGATCACCCTGCCGATGATCCGGCCGACCCTGATCTTCACGGTGATCATCTCGACGATCTACGGCATGCAGATCTTCGCCGAGCCGCAGGTCTTCGCCGGCTCCAACGCGGGCGCTCTCAGCGGCGGCAACGCCCGGCAGTTCCAGACCCTGACGCTCTATCTGGTGGAGAACGGCTTCTCCAAGGGCTTCGAGTTCGGCTACGCCTCGGCGGTCGCCTGGGTCATGTTCCTCATCATCATCGTTTTCGCGCTCATCAATTTCGTGCTGGTACGCCGGGTCAGGAGCGCGTCGTGA
- a CDS encoding class I SAM-dependent methyltransferase, protein MTRQGARPDGVVTRGTTNPNRLRRIDNWIGWWCGAALAAAAEPLVVDLGYGATPVTAIELRERLARVRPDVRVVGLEIDPDRVRTAQPAADPPWLEFRRGGFELAGLRPTVVRALNVLRQYDESAVAPAWTRLTAGLQPGGWLVEGTCDELGRLGCWATLRAGDPAPVALTLAAKLSTLDTPMTIAERLPKALIHRNVPGEPIHELLAALDEAWQHAAGVAVFGPRQRWIAAVSYLRQRGWRTLDGPRRWRLGELTVPWPPDPHHRRGA, encoded by the coding sequence CCCCAACCGGCTGCGCCGGATCGACAACTGGATCGGCTGGTGGTGCGGTGCCGCGCTCGCCGCCGCCGCGGAGCCGCTCGTCGTCGACCTCGGCTACGGTGCGACGCCGGTCACCGCCATCGAGCTGCGGGAGCGGCTGGCGCGGGTGCGGCCGGACGTACGCGTCGTGGGGCTGGAGATCGACCCGGATCGCGTACGCACGGCTCAACCCGCCGCCGATCCACCCTGGCTGGAGTTCCGCCGGGGCGGGTTCGAGCTGGCCGGGCTGCGGCCGACCGTCGTGCGGGCCCTCAACGTGCTCCGCCAGTACGACGAGTCAGCGGTCGCCCCCGCCTGGACCAGGCTCACAGCGGGGCTGCAGCCGGGCGGCTGGCTGGTCGAGGGCACCTGCGACGAGCTGGGCAGGCTGGGCTGCTGGGCGACGCTCCGGGCAGGCGACCCGGCTCCCGTCGCGTTGACCCTGGCGGCGAAGCTGAGCACCCTCGACACCCCGATGACGATCGCGGAGCGGCTGCCGAAGGCGCTGATCCACCGCAACGTGCCGGGCGAGCCGATTCACGAGCTGCTCGCGGCGCTGGACGAGGCCTGGCAGCACGCTGCCGGGGTCGCGGTGTTCGGACCCCGGCAGCGGTGGATCGCAGCCGTCAGCTACCTGCGGCAGCGTGGGTGGCGGACGCTTGACGGCCCCAGACGATGGCGCCTCGGCGAGTTGACCGTCCCGTGGCCACCAGACCCGCACCACCGGCGAGGAGCATGA
- a CDS encoding carbohydrate ABC transporter permease, with product MKSLGKVGHLILLGVLLLSIFPIYFSFVVASQDNSALGKVPPPVLPGANILDNIQRVFDTVPFGQALINSLLVSAAVSVSVVLFSTLAGFAFAKLRFRGRTAALVLVVATMTVPPQLGIIPLYLLMIKFEWTDSLVAVIFPALVNAFGVFFMTQFLREALPTELLEAGRVDGCGNHRLFWHVVLPAARPAAAVLGMLTFLGTWNDFIWPLLVLQSPEQQTAQVALSTLRSGYVQDYSLALTGTLLATVPLLVVFGLLGKQLIGGIMHGAVKG from the coding sequence GTGAAATCCCTCGGCAAGGTCGGGCACCTGATCCTGCTCGGCGTACTGCTGCTGTCGATCTTCCCGATCTACTTCAGCTTCGTCGTCGCCAGCCAGGACAACTCGGCGCTGGGCAAGGTGCCGCCGCCGGTGCTCCCAGGCGCCAACATCCTCGACAACATCCAGCGGGTCTTCGACACGGTCCCCTTCGGCCAGGCGCTCATCAACTCGCTGCTCGTCTCGGCAGCGGTGAGCGTCAGCGTCGTGCTCTTCTCCACCCTCGCCGGGTTCGCCTTCGCGAAGCTGCGGTTCCGGGGACGGACCGCCGCGCTGGTGCTCGTCGTCGCCACGATGACCGTGCCGCCGCAGCTCGGGATCATCCCGCTCTACCTACTGATGATCAAGTTTGAGTGGACCGACTCGCTCGTCGCCGTCATCTTCCCGGCCCTGGTCAACGCGTTCGGCGTCTTCTTCATGACCCAGTTCCTCCGCGAAGCCCTCCCCACCGAGCTGCTGGAGGCGGGCCGGGTCGACGGCTGTGGCAACCACCGGCTCTTCTGGCACGTGGTGCTGCCCGCCGCACGACCGGCCGCGGCCGTGCTCGGCATGCTCACCTTCCTCGGCACGTGGAACGACTTCATCTGGCCGCTGCTCGTGCTGCAGTCGCCGGAGCAGCAGACCGCGCAGGTGGCGCTCTCCACGCTGCGCAGCGGATACGTCCAGGACTACTCGCTGGCGCTGACCGGCACGCTGCTCGCGACCGTGCCGCTGCTCGTCGTCTTCGGCCTGCTCGGCAAGCAGCTCATCGGCGGCATCATGCACGGGGCGGTGAAAGGTTGA
- a CDS encoding extracellular solute-binding protein translates to MRTLSRRAGLAAVLALSLLGVVACSKDSDTGSSDEKITLNVGLFGDFGFQPLYEEFKKTHPNVEIKERIADFGAHHQNLAAHLATNSGAADIEAVELAYISQFTSQPGKFHNLLDQGAGSMESQWLPWKWQQGLSTDKKSLIGLGTDVGGMAMCYRTDLFAKAGLPTERDKVSALWPTWQEYVNVGKTYQSKAGKGAYFFEASGNMFRAMVEQGQTGVYDNSDKIIVGENPDVKKAWDLTVDAIKAGESAKLAAWTPEWTAAFGKGTFATIVCPAWMTAYIEGNAKDAAGKWDVATVPGGSGNMGGSHLVLPKQGKHPKEAYELIKFLTSSESQAAVFKKTGNFPSLPKLYDDPSITGFSKAYFNNAPIGKIFSDAAKAVQPQHMGPKTGDVMTAIGQGLGRIEQGQQQPDAAWTQVLSDVAKLQ, encoded by the coding sequence ATGCGCACCCTTTCCCGGCGTGCCGGGCTCGCCGCAGTGCTCGCCCTGAGCCTGCTCGGCGTCGTCGCGTGTTCGAAGGACTCGGACACCGGATCCAGCGATGAAAAGATCACTCTGAATGTCGGGCTCTTCGGCGACTTCGGCTTCCAGCCGCTCTACGAGGAGTTCAAGAAGACGCACCCCAACGTCGAGATCAAGGAGCGGATCGCCGACTTCGGGGCCCACCACCAGAACCTCGCCGCACACCTCGCGACCAACTCCGGCGCCGCCGACATCGAGGCTGTCGAGCTCGCCTACATCAGCCAGTTCACCTCTCAGCCCGGCAAGTTCCACAACCTGCTCGACCAGGGTGCCGGGAGCATGGAGAGCCAGTGGCTGCCGTGGAAGTGGCAGCAGGGCCTCTCCACCGACAAGAAGTCGCTGATCGGTCTCGGCACCGATGTCGGCGGCATGGCGATGTGCTACCGCACCGACCTGTTCGCCAAGGCGGGCCTGCCCACCGAGCGCGACAAGGTCTCGGCGCTGTGGCCCACCTGGCAGGAGTACGTCAACGTCGGCAAGACCTACCAGTCCAAGGCCGGTAAGGGCGCCTACTTCTTCGAGGCCTCCGGCAACATGTTCCGCGCCATGGTGGAGCAGGGCCAGACCGGCGTCTACGACAACAGCGACAAGATCATCGTGGGGGAGAACCCCGACGTCAAGAAGGCGTGGGACCTGACGGTCGACGCGATCAAGGCCGGCGAGTCCGCGAAGCTCGCCGCCTGGACGCCCGAGTGGACGGCCGCCTTCGGTAAGGGCACCTTCGCCACGATCGTCTGCCCCGCGTGGATGACCGCATACATCGAGGGCAACGCGAAGGACGCCGCGGGCAAGTGGGATGTCGCCACGGTCCCCGGCGGCAGCGGCAACATGGGCGGCTCGCACCTGGTGCTGCCGAAGCAGGGCAAGCACCCGAAGGAGGCGTACGAGCTGATCAAGTTCCTGACCAGCTCGGAGTCGCAGGCCGCGGTCTTCAAGAAGACGGGCAACTTCCCGTCGCTGCCCAAGCTCTACGACGACCCGTCGATCACGGGGTTCTCGAAGGCGTACTTCAACAACGCCCCGATCGGCAAGATTTTCTCGGACGCCGCCAAGGCGGTGCAGCCGCAGCACATGGGTCCCAAGACCGGTGACGTGATGACCGCGATCGGGCAGGGTCTCGGTCGGATCGAGCAGGGGCAACAGCAACCCGACGCGGCCTGGACACAGGTCCTGTCGGACGTGGCCAAGCTCCAGTAA